Within Sorangiineae bacterium MSr11367, the genomic segment AGCTCGGACTCGAGCAGGCGGCCGCGGAGGCCAAACGCGAGCTCGTCGCGATGGGCGGCGCGCCCGCGTCCGAGGAGCCGGCCGCACCCATCCGCGCTTCGCGCCCTCCGACGACGCGGATCTACGGTCGCTACGAGGTGGCCCGCGAAATCGCGTCCACGCCGAGCTCGCGCGTGCTCGAGTGCATCGACACGGTGCGCGGAGAGCGCGTGGCCATCAAGATTTACGCAGGCTACAGCGCACGCGGTGCAGGGCGCGACGTGCTCGCGCGCTTCGAGCGCGAGCTGCGTGTCCTGGCATCGCTCGATCACCCCAACGTGGTGCCCCTTCGCGACTACTTCCCCGACGGCCCCGCGCTGGTCCTCGCCTGGATGCCCGGCGGCACCTTGGAGGAGATGCTCGCGCGCGGTCCCATCGCCCCTGCCCGTGCGGTCGAGATCGCGTGTGCCCTCCTCGGCGCCCTCGAGGAAGCGCACCGCGTGGGCGTCCTGCACCGCGACATCAAGCCTTCGAACGTGCTCTTCGACGGCGCCGGAACCGCACGCCTCGCCGACTTCGGTGCGGCCCACCTCGGGGATCTCTCGGCGACGGCCACCGCCGGCGTCATCGGTACCCTCTCGTACATGAGCCCCGAGCAACGCGCCGGCGAGCCGGCGTCCCTCGCGAGCGATCTGTACGGCGTCGGGGCCGTGCTCTTGGAAATGCTCACCGGCGAGCGCGCAGGCGAAAGAAGCCCGCACGGCTCGGACACCGCGAGGCGACCGAGCGCCAGCCATCGCGATCTCGACACGCGTCACGACGCGGTGGTGCACGCGCTCGTCGCACACGAACCCGCACGCCGTCCCAGCGATGCGCGTTCGGCACGACGCGCCCTCACCGCCCTGCCCTGGCCCGCGTGGTTTGCGACCTCCGCACCGCGACCGAGCGCCCCCTCCGAGGGAGTGCGGCGCCGCTCGACCGAGCTCGAGGAAGCTTCCGCCCGCGTCCATGCCGGAGCTCCAGGCCAGCCCGACGTGGACGCATGGCTCGAGAGGCCCATCCTTCGCGTGCCGCTCGATCCGACCACGCTGGCGCGCGCCTCGGCCTTCGCCCGTGCCGACCATCCCGCGTTGCAGATCGTCTACCGCGTGGACCGCCGCGCCAGCGAAATCTGGCTCGACGCCGATGACCGCCCGCTCGATCGCTGGCTTACCGACGACGATCGAACCCGGCTCACCAGCGCGCTCGAGGCGCTTCACCGTGCGGGCATCGTTCACGGCAACATCCACCGCACGCACGTTCGCGTGGGTCCCTCGGGACACGTGATCTTGCGCTTCGCTCCACCGGCCTCACCGGATGCACGCGAACCACACGTTGCGACAGCCGACCACGATCGCGAAGCCTTGTTGCGGCTCGTGTAACCTTTTTCGCCGGTCGCGACGACGCCGGCGCGTGGTAGGGACCTTCGAAGCCCACAATGATGATCCGCGCACGCGAAGTCGGTCGCCTGGTCGAACTTCGCTACATCCCCCCAACCGACGTGGCCGATCTGGATGAGCGAGCCGTTGCGAGCTTGGTCGAATTCCTCGAGGCCGTTCCGAACGCCGTGATGTGCGTCGATCTTCGCCGCGGCACCGTCCTCCCACCGCACCTCGCCGATCGCCTCACCGCGTTGATGCAAGGCATCCGTGGTCACTTCGAACGGTGCGCCGACATCGTTTCGACCTCACAAGCGACGGCCCATATGCAGATCGAGCGCATCAGCCGTGCGTCCGCCGACCCCGCGCGCCGCGTCTTCACCGACCCCCACGCGGCCATCCGCTGGCTCGACGAAGTTCTCGATCCCGAGGAGCGGGCGCGCCTGCGCATCTTCCTCCTCGGGCCGGGGCAGACCTTCTAACTTGGAATCACAGCGCCCACTTGAACATGATTTGCGCCAGATTCTCGTTCACGCCCCTCTGCAAATAGCGATTGAGCGCAATTTGGTATTCGATACCGGCGTAAAAATGCCGGTCGGTGATACGCGCCAGCTTGCCGACGTCGAGCAGGAACTGGGGCTGCGATGTGATGAAGGGCCGGCCCTCCTGCGGAATGGCCGCACACTTCGGATCCGCGCCGGGAACGCGCTCGCACGCCGTGAAATTGCCCTTGCCCTCGCCGAACATGCCCCATTGGATGAAGCCCGCGAAGACGAAGTCGGTCAGGTTCCACAGCGGAATGGTCATTTGCCATGCGCCGCCGATCTGAAGGTCGACCCCCTTCAAGGACCAGTCGTCACGGATGACCGTCGTCGCGGCCACGAAGTCGAAGCCCGGGATCTTCAGGTCCCATTGCAAGCCGTAATAATTGAGCATGCCGAACTTCGACACGTGCTCCATCTCGTAGCGAAGCGACACGTCACCGAGCGCACCCCAGTTCCACTTCTCGCCGCTGATCTTCTCGCCGATCCGCTTCGCCGAAAGCGTGAAGGCCTGCCCGCCGAAGAACCCTCCCTTTTCGTTCGGCAGCACGTTGGAGTCGGGCGGCGTGAACGGCCCAGTGATGTCGTAGTAGAGAAAGAACGTCCCGTACTGCCAGGGCTGGAACGTCTTCACGGTGTAGATCGTGCGCTCTTTCGCGCCGTTGAAGTCGTCGTTGTAGTTCCACCCGTGAAGGATCTCCAGCGAGGTATCGGCGGCGGCGGCCGACGCCCACGAGGTACAAAGCACGAACGCGGAGATAAAGAGTCTGCCCTTCATCGCATTGACACCCTGTCGTTGATGGGCCGTCACACGACGGACCCGGACGTGAGAAGAGGGACTTGCGCGCACGATGGGGGTCGCACGGCCAAGCCAAGGTTGAGCCTGAAAGGGAGGACCCTACCATCCCACGAGGATCGCCGGGGTCAGCAATTGTGAGCGGTGTCAACTATTCTGCGTTTCGGGCCCGTTTCTAAGACCATGGCGCGATTCGCACTTTCAGTACGAATGAAAATATCACCAAACACCGAAACTCAGGCCATTAGGGGACAAGCGTGCGTCAACGTGTAAAATCCCTGGAGGAATCCGTGGCTTTGGGTTGCGCTGGCAATGGTGGCTGATGCGACGGATCGGAGGAGCGCGAGCGGCGTGAGCAATCGACAACGTTTCGTCTTGGCGGGGGCCTTTACCGTTCTCTTCGCGAGCGCGTGGACGGCTTCCGCTCGGGCGGACGATGCCTCGAAGCAAGCGCGAGCCGAATACGACGCCGGCGCAGCTGCCTACGAAAAGAAGGAGTACACGACGGCGGCGCAGCACTTCGCGCGAGCCGACGAACGGGTGCCCAACTCGCGCGCCCTGCAGCTTGCGATGGCCGCTTCGCTTTCGAGCACCGATGGTGTGCTGGCCATGGAGCTCGTGGAACGCGCGGAGACACGCGCGGTCGATGGCGCGTTGGCGGAGTTGGCGCAAAGGCTGCGGAAGAAGTTCGTCGGTTCGGCAGGAAAGATCCGGGTGGTGTGCCCGGCCGATGTGCCTTGCACCGCCACGATCGACGACAACGCCGAGCGCACCGTCGAAGGAGGGCGCAGCGTTTGGGTCGCGCCCGGAAAGCACATCGCGCACCTTCGCGCGCGGAACGCTCGAAGCAGCGGCGCAAAGCCCGTCGATCGCGAAGTCGCGGTTGCCGCGGGTGCAACGGCCGACGTGACGGCATCGTCGTCGGAGCTGGCGCCGACAGCGTCCGCGGGTGTGGCCACGGCCGGTGCCGTGCAGACCGATCCGCGCGAAGTGCAGCCTCCGCCCGAGATCCGCCCCGAGCGCCGCGCCTCCGGCCTGGCTCCGGTGTACTTTTGGACCGCGCTGGGCGTCACCGGAGCGGCCGTGGCGACGGCCACCGTGTTCACCGTGATCACGAAGCAGCGCCACGATGACTTCGTGTCGAACCCGTCGCAACAAACGGCGGACGACGGATCCTCGGCGCAAACGCTGGCGCGCGTCGCGTGGGGCGTCACGGGCGCCTTCGCCGCGACGACCATCGTCCTCGCCGCGCTGACCGATTTTCATCCTGCCGAGAAGCGGGCCGCCGCCACGAAACCCCTCTCCGTTGCCGTGGGCCCCGGCTCGGTGCTCTTGGTCGGGCAATTCCAATGACCCCTCCAATGACCGCGACGCGCTACGAATCGCTGGCGCGGCTGGGCACCGGGGGAATGGCCACCGTTTACGTGGGGCGCGTCCAGGGCGACGTCAGCTTCTCGCATCTGGTCGCGCTCAAACGGGCACACGAGCACGTGCGCCTCGATCCGGAGCTGGTCGATGGCTTGAAGCGCGAAGCGCGTGTCGTGTCGCGCATTCACCACCCCAACGTGGTCGGGGTGATCGACGTGACGGAGGACGGTGGCGACGTCATCCTGGTGCTCGACTACATCGAGGGGTGCACGCTCTCGGATCTGATGCGCCGGATGGACACGTCGCAGTGCCCGCGCGAGATGCTGCGCATCCTGCTCGATACGGCCGCCGGTCTCGATGCCGCGCACCGCACCACCGACGAGTCGGGGCAGCCGCTCCACTTGGTCCACCGCGACGTGTCCCCGAGCAACGTGCTCATCGGCCGCGACGGCGTGGCGCGCATCGCCGACTTTGGCGTGGCGAAGACCTTGGAGCGCACCGCCGAAGAGACGGCGACGGGTGTGCTCAAAGGCAAGCTCGCGTACATGGCGCCCGAGTACATCGAGCGGCACTACGTGGACGCGCGCAGCGATCTGTTCTCGCTCGGGGTCATCGCCTGGGAGGTGATGACCGGCGAGCGGCTCTTCAAAGGCGCCACCGAGCTGGAGACCCTCAAGCGGGTCGCGGCGCAGAACATCCCGCCGCCCTCGGCGTACCACGCGCACCTGGCGATGCTCGACCCGGCGATCTTGCGCGCGGTCGCCCGGCAACCGGACTACCGCTTCCCCACCGCGGGCGACTTCGCGCGCGAACTCGAACTGCGTGCGCGCGCCTCCAACCTGGTGGGCTCGCACATCGAGGTGGCGAAGCTCGTCGAGAGCGCCTTCGGGGCGGAGCTCACCGAACGCCGGCGCCGCTTCGTCAGCGAGAACACCGCGCCCCCGCAGGGGGAGCCGGTACCGCCGGCCGCCATTTCGCATGCGCATCCTCCGCTCGACGCACCGAACTTCACGCAGTCGGCACCGGCCCAAAGCGTGACCCAGAGCGCCTTGCTCACGGCCCGCGCGCGCTTTGGCTCCGTCGTTCCGCTCTCCGTGCTCGCGGGCGTTCTGCTCGTCGCGACCGCGGTCTCCACCGGCGCATGGATCGCGCACCGGGTGAAGGGGAATGCGCGTCCCCCGGCCGCCGCCGTGCACACGGTGGCCACGGTGCCGCCTATTCCGGCAACGGCGCAGTCTGCTGCAGAGACGTATCCATCGACCGCTCAGGAGACAACGACCTTCGGCTCCACTTCCGACGAAGTGCCGAGCGCCCCGAGTGCGTCCGCGTCGGCGTCGGCCAAGCCCCCCGGCAAACCCGAGCCAAGAACACTGCCCCCACGGCGTCCGGGCAAAACCGAATCGGCGCCGCCTTCTCCACCTTCTCCTCCCACGCCACGCATCATCCCAGCAAAGCCGCCGCCCAATCCTTACGGACCGTGAGTCGCTCTTGACGACGTAGTCACCCGCGCGTGACAGTCGCGGCATGAAAAAGCTCGCCATCGTCGCCTTGGCCGCGCTTCTCGGTGGTTCGACGCTCATGTGCAGCGATCTCGAGCTCGTCTCGGACCTCCCTCCCGATGCGGGGCCCGATGGAGTCGCTCCCAGGCGGGATGCACGCACCGATGCGCCCCAGGCCGAGCAGTGGCCACCCTTCGCGAGCGATCCCACGACGCTGGTCGATACCTCGATTGGCAACAACGAAAATGGCACCACCTTCCCCGGCGCGACGACGCCGTTCGGCATGGTGCAATTGAGCCCCGACACGGGCACGAACCGATATGCCGCGTATCAATACAAGGATACGAAGATATGGGGTTTCAGCCACACACACCTCTCGGGTGTCGGCTGTCAGACGATGGGCAATTTCCGTTTCATGCCCACCAATAGTTTGCTCTCGTCCGATCCGACGCAGTACGCGACATCGTTCTCGCACGCGAACGAAACTCGTTCTCCGGGTTCGTACTCCGTCACCTTCGCTTCGGGCACGGAAGCCGCCGCGGGGATCCAGGTCTCGCTGACGGCCACGGAACGCACGGGGTGGCACCGTTACGTCTTCCCCGACACCGCCACGGGGATGAACGTCCTGATGGAGGTCGGCGAAAGCAATGGCAATGTCTACGACGCCGATGTCGCCGTCGTCGGAAACGACACCATCGAGGGATCGCTGATCGGCGGCAACTTCTGCGGCGAAACCGGCAAAGAGCGTTACCGCATCTTCTTCAGCGCGAAGTTCGATCGCACCGCGAAAGTGTTCGGCACGTGGGTGGGCAGCGCGTTCAACGTGAGCAGCCGCACGGCGAAGCGCAACGGCGGACGCATGGGCGCGTGGCTATCGTTCGACCCGGCGGCGGGAAGAACCGTAGGCGCTGTGGTCGGGGTTTCCTACGTCTCCGTTGAGGGCGCGCGCAACAATCGGCTCAAAGAGAGCCAGGGGCAGTCGTTCGATACGGTGCGCGATCGCGCGCACGGCATCTGGCAGAGCGAATTGCTGCGCATGCCGGTGGCCGGTGGCTCGCAGGCCGACCAGCGCACCTTTTACAGCGCGCTTTACCGCTCGCTGCTCCACCCATCCATCGCCTCCGACGTGGATGGGCAATACCGCGACTTCAAGAACGCCGTCCACACCAGCGACAAGCCCTATTATCAAATGCTTTCGCTCTGGGATACATACCGGTCCCAGAACCAATTGGTGGCCTTGCTCCACCCGCAGCGCGCGGCGGACATGGCCCGCTCGGTGCTGCGCATTTACAACGACTCGGGATGGATGCCGCGGTGGGCGCTGGGCAATGGCGAGACCAACGTGATGAGCGGAGATCCCATCACGCCGTGGGTGGTGACCATTTACCGCCGCGGCCTCCTCGATAAGGATACGGCGAAGAAGCTCTTCGATGCGCTCTGGCGCAACGTCAACGAGGTGCCGGGAGATACTTCGATATTCCGCGGGCGCGATGGGAATCCCACGTACAAGACGCGCGGGCACGTCGATTACAACGAGACCTCGGGCTACACCTACGGGGATCGCCGCCAGGCTGGCTCGGCCACGCTGGAGTACGCGTTCGCGGATTGCTCGCTCGCGGTGATGGCGCGCGGCTTGGGCGAAACCGAGAAAGCCAAACAACTCGATGCGCGGTGCCGCAACTTCGAAAAGCTTTGGGACGCGAATGCTCAGTCGAAGGGGTATGCGGGCTTTCCGCGCGCGCGGAAGATCGACGGCACCAACGCCGAGGCCGACCCGTACGATCCCATGAAGGGCCACGGCTTCCACGAGGGCACGGGGTGGCAATACCAGTGGCTCGTGCAGCAAGATGCGCCCGCGCTCTTCGCGAAGATGGGCGGTGAGACCGAGGCGGAGAAGCGCTTGGATACCTTCTTCGATATGCCCACCGTGCTGGCCGATCCGGCCAAGGCCGCCAAAGAGAAGTGGGTGCGCGGGGCGTATACCTATTACAACGCGTTCGCGTTCAATCCGAACAACGAGTCGGATCTGCACGCGCCCTGGATGTACGCCTGGACGGGCTCGCCCTGGAAGACCTCGGCCGTGCTCCGCGCGGCGCGCACGCTCTTCGTCGACCGTGAGGATGGCATGCCGGGCAATGACGATCTCGGCACCATCTCGTCGTGGCTGCTGTTCGGCATGACGGGCATCTTCGAGGCCGCGCCCGGCTCCGGCGCCTACGTGCTGACCGCGCCCATGTTCGAGGTGGTGGAAATTCGCCCCGAAAACGGCCGCACCGTGCGCATCGAGGCGCGGGGGGCCGATGCTTCGAAGCTTCAATACGTTGCGAGCGTTCGCGTAGGAAATCCCGAGCGCAACTGGATTCAAAGCTGGATATCGCACGAGAACCTGCTGGGCGCCGAGACCATTCGTGTATGGCTCACCGACGATCCCCATTCCACGGTTTGGGCCACGACCGCCGAGGCCCGGCCGCCGCGCCTGGCCGAGATCACCGGGCCATCGCCCTGAGATCGGCGGAGGGTTTCGTCACCGTCCTGCTTGACACACCGCACCAAGCCAGTCATTGTTACTGCGATATGCGAATCCCGCGCCCCACCCGTCTGATTATTATTATCGGAGGCAAGGTGCGGGCATAGACTCCCAGGAGTCCTGATACGAGCCCCGCACCTCCCAAGGGTCGCGGGGCTTTTTCGTTCCCGCGGCAGAAGGAGGTTCGAGGCGTTCCCGGAGGCCGTGAATGACTCGAATGACCCCACCTCGTGAATTGATGGAATCGATCCTCACCGCGCCGGTCTACGACGTCGCGATTGAGAGCCCGCTCGATCTCGCGCCGAATCTTTCACGTCGCCTTGGACACCAGGTGCTCCTCAAGCGCGAAGACCTGCAGCCGGTCTTCTCCTTCAAGCTGCGCGGTGCCTACGCCAAGATGGCGCGGCTATCCCGCGAAGAGCTCGACCGCGGCGTGGTGGCGGCGTCGGCCGGAAACCACGCCCAGGGTGTGGCCCTGGCCGCGCAGCGCTTGTCGTGCCGCGCGAGCATCGTGATGCCCGCGACCACGCCGGAAATCAAGGTGCGCGCGGTGGCCGATCGCGGGGCCAAGGTCGAGCTTTTCGGCGACTCCTACGGCGAGGCCTACGAGCGGGCAAACCAGCTCTCCCGCGAGCAGGGGCTGACCTTCGTGCACGCGTACGACGATCTGGACGTCATTGCCGGCCAGGGCACCATCGGGATGGAGCTTCTGCGGCAGCGCCCGCGCGATCTCCACGCCGTGTTCGTGCCGGTCGGCGGAGGCGGACTCATTGCCGGCATCGCGGCGTACATCAAGTGGCTCAAGCCCGACGTCAAGGTCATCGGGGTCGAGCCGGTGGACGCCGATGCGATGTGGCGCTCGCTGCAACTCGGCAAGCGCGTGGTCCTGGAGGAGGTGGGCTTGTTCGCCGACGGCGTGGCCGTGCGGCAGGTCGGCGAGAAGACGTTCGATCTCTGCCGGAACTACGTCGACGAGGTGCTGCGCGTCGATGGCGATGCGATTTGCGCGGCCATCCAGGACGTCTTCGAGGACACGCGGTCCATTCTGGAGCCCGCGGGCGCCCTGGCCGTGGCCGGGCTGAAAGCCTGGGCCGATCGCGAGGGCGACTACGGTCGCAGCCTGGTGGCCGTGACCTCCGGTGCGAATATGAACTTCGACCGGCTGCGCCACGTCGCCGAGCGCGCGGCCTTGGGCGAAAAGCGTGAGGCGCTGCTGGCGGTGACCATCCCCGAGCGGCCGGGCAGCTTCCGGGAATTCTGCGCGCTCATCGGCCGCCGCTCGGTGACGGAGTTCAATTACCGCTATGCCGACGCGAAGCGCGCGCACGTCTTCGTGGGCCTGGAGGTGCGCAGCGCCAGCGAGGTCGATCTTCTGCTGGCCACGCTGGAAGACGCGGGCCTGCCCGCGCTCGACTTGAGCGGAAACGAGCTGGCGAAGCTTCACTTGCGGCACCTCGTCGGCGGCCACGCGCCGGCGAACCACGAGAAGCTTTACCGCTTCGAGTTCCCGGAGCGTCCGGGGGCGCTGCTCAACTTCCTCGAACGGCTGCGCAGCGATTGGAACATCAGCCTGTTCCACTACCGCAACCACGGCGCGGACTATGGTCGTGCGCTGGTCGGCTTTCAGGTGCCGCCGGACACAGAAGCGCAATTGAACACCTTGCTCGACGCCATCGGCTACCGGCGATGGCACGAGACGGACAATCCCGTTTATCGCCTCTTTTTGGGCCCGTCGACGTAAGCCTCGAGAAAGGCGCGCCCGCGCGGTGAGATGCGGTAACCCGTTCCGAGGCTCTCGGTCAGGCCGAGCTCTTTGAGCTTGCGCACGTCCAGCTTGAACGAGGGCGTATCGCGCTCGATGGCCGCCGCCAACTCGACCGCGCGCGTGCCCTCGGGGTGCTCGTGGATGACGCGAAGGACGCGCTCCGTCCACGGGCCGTGCCGGCTCGTCGCATCGAGGCGCTCGAGCCGGCGTTGGAGCTCCGCGCGCTCCTCCGGCTCGAGCGACGCCCGCTCGCGCAGGGCAATGCGCGGATCGGCGCCGTCGAGTCGCAGGGCAATCGCGTAAAGTGTCCCCTCCCCGTACGCGCGCAACTCCGCGAGAAGCTCGTCGCGCGAGGCGTACCCCGCCGCACGGGCGTCCGCGTCGGTGAGCGACTTCGATGCCACTTCGTCGATGGCCTCGACGGCGAGCACACCGATGGGCGTGCGCAAATGGCTCCCCGCCTTCACGCGCGGCTTGTCCCATCGGCGGTAGGCCCGGGTGATCGTGCCGTCGGCGAAGCCCTGCAGGAAGCGGTCTTTGAAGAGCATGCCCTCGTCTCAGGCAACAGGAGGAGCCGGCTTCAAGCGCCGGTTCCGGGATCGCACCACGAGGAAGAGGCCGACGCTGAACGCTACGACGGCGCCGAACGCCTCCGCGGCGTACAGGGCCGCATCCGACTCGGGGACGTGCGACGGAGCGGCTCCAGGCGGCGCGCGCAAGGTGGCCATCGCGCGCTGCGCGAGCACGTTGACCGTGTTCACGTCCTCGGGCGATGCGAAGAAGCCAATGGAGTAGTTTCCCCTGCCCGTCGCCGCGAAGTATTGAAGCTGGTAGCTCATGATCCGACGCGGATCGTCCGCCGCCAGGCGCGGCGTCAGTTCGTAGCGGATGACTTGCACGCCGTTGATGCGCATCTCGGTCGGGTCGACATCGTCCTCGGGCGGAAACGCCTTCTCGCCGTAGGTGATCCGCCGCGCATCACGCCCGGAGCGCGCCAGGGCGCGTGCCGCTTCCTTGCTGAACTCCTCGTGCGTCTTGCCGTTGTGCATCACGAGCACGACGTAAAAGCTCTTGCCCGAGCGCACGACCATCGCGGTGATGGGCCGCATCTCGCCCGAGCCGCCCTCGAGGGTGCTCACCCGCGCATTCACCGACTCGACGTCGACCCCCGCGCAAGCTTTGGGATCTTGCTGCTCCTTGGGAAAGGAGACGCAGACCGTGGCGTCGTCCGGCGCGAGGTCGAAACCGAAGTCCTTGTCGGCGACGTTCACCGCCCCCGCGCGCGACGACCATGCAAGCCCGAACAGAAACGCGATGCACCCGATGAACTTGACCCACGCCATCGAGCCTAGGATAGCGCGATTAGGCCGCCGGGGGTGGCGGCGGTGGTGCATTGTATCCGTAGTACGTTTTGGGCGGCTGCGAGGGGCGCATCAACGTGCGAACCAGGAAATACAAGCCCACGATGAGCGCAAGCAGCACGCCGCCCAGCATCGCGGCACCGATGATCATGTGGACGATCGCGCTGGGCGGCCGCGCCCCCGGCGTGGCACGCAGCGAGGAGAGCGAGCGCTCGACCAGGGCCCTCGACGGGGGCATCTGTTCGGGCGACGAGGCAAACGTCATGGTGTAGCGGCCGTGGGCCGTGGCCGCCGTCCATTGAATCAATGCGCTCGTCGCATGCTGCTCGTCCTCCGGCGGGACCGTGGCCACGATTTCGTATCCCACCATCTGCACGCCATTTCGGCGCATCTCCGTCGGCGTGATGTCCCCCACCCCGCGCATCGCCTTCTCGCCGAGCTGATTCCGCAGGCCCTGCACTCCCCCCTGGGCAAAGGCCCTGGCCGTGGCCTTGTCGAACTCCGTGCGCACGTTGGCCTCGCGCAGGATGACCACGAATTCGAACCGCTCGTCGCCGCGCACCAGCACGGAGGCGACGATGCCAATGTCCCCTTGAATGGCCTTGCGGAGGCGCTGATTGAAGTCCTCGATGTCCACCCCGTCGCACGACTCCGGCTCGTGGAGCGACTCCGGCAGGGTCACGCAGGTCTCTTCGCCCTCGTCCGGCACGATGTCGACGTGAAAGTCGCCATCCACGATCTGCACGGCCGACGCAGGTCGTGCATGAAGGAGCGCGGCGAAGAGGATGCCCAATCCGACAAGGAGCTTTGCTCTCATGGCCTCCCCTCCGGCTCGTATTGCGGATTTGCCTTCGACTTGCCCAAGAGGGCGCGCACGAGAATGAATGCCAATACGCCGAATATGGCGAGTGCCCCCACTGCGCGGCCTACCCGGTATGCGAGGGTTGGGGTCTTCGGCGCCGGCGGCCCGGCCGGCTTTGCGCGCAAGGTCGCCAAAGAACGACTCGCCAATGCCGACACGGCGGCGGCATTTTCAGGGGCACCCGCGAAGATGATCCCATAGACGGCTTGGTCCGTAGGGACGGCGAACACCAACGTATAGCTCCACGCGCGTCGCGGATCATCGGCGGCGATCGCCGGTGTGGCGTCGAAGCTCGTGACCTGCACGCCTTGGATTCGCACTTGCGTGGGCTCGAGCTGGGCATCAGGTGTTAGTGCGGCGACTTTCCAATCGGCGCGCATGTTCTCGCGCACGATACGGGCGAACTCTCGCGCCGACTCCTGGTCGAACTCCGTCCGTAGGTTCTTGTACTCCACCATGAGCACGTGGTGCCTGGCGTCGCCCTCACGCACGTGCATCACGGCGACGGGCAGCACCGATCCTTGCCACGTCGCGAATTTTCTCCGCTCGGCCGCGACATTGACGTCCGCACAATTCTCCGCGTCGTACCGCGACGCCGGCTTGACGACGCACACGCCGTTGCTGCCCGGATCGATATCGATCGACAGGCTGCCGTTGACGATTTTTTCTGCGCGCACAAACGAAGACCAGGTCCCTAACGCCATGAGCGCGAGACCTGGCCCAATCCACTTCGATATCCTGGCGCACCCCATGAAGAACCCCTCCGAAGAGAGCCAGGATATGTTTTGCGCGTACTATTTACGAATCGCGCCGAGCACGCGTTGAC encodes:
- a CDS encoding protein kinase, which codes for MDDDIARLIREHRIADAAALASARGDAITASALFERACEWHLAASEALRANDAARAMRLAVLSRDGALIERALATLVAAPSAAEPVAAALEAHGDHAWAARIFEAVGRSAEAARAWDRAGNAVRAAELLEAAHDVVGAARVLETAIRRAPLHWPNQLALGGLLVRYGKAQAAARTLQGIPPDAAERLPALHLLVRALEQLGLEQAAAEAKRELVAMGGAPASEEPAAPIRASRPPTTRIYGRYEVAREIASTPSSRVLECIDTVRGERVAIKIYAGYSARGAGRDVLARFERELRVLASLDHPNVVPLRDYFPDGPALVLAWMPGGTLEEMLARGPIAPARAVEIACALLGALEEAHRVGVLHRDIKPSNVLFDGAGTARLADFGAAHLGDLSATATAGVIGTLSYMSPEQRAGEPASLASDLYGVGAVLLEMLTGERAGERSPHGSDTARRPSASHRDLDTRHDAVVHALVAHEPARRPSDARSARRALTALPWPAWFATSAPRPSAPSEGVRRRSTELEEASARVHAGAPGQPDVDAWLERPILRVPLDPTTLARASAFARADHPALQIVYRVDRRASEIWLDADDRPLDRWLTDDDRTRLTSALEALHRAGIVHGNIHRTHVRVGPSGHVILRFAPPASPDAREPHVATADHDREALLRLV
- a CDS encoding protein kinase; translated protein: MTATRYESLARLGTGGMATVYVGRVQGDVSFSHLVALKRAHEHVRLDPELVDGLKREARVVSRIHHPNVVGVIDVTEDGGDVILVLDYIEGCTLSDLMRRMDTSQCPREMLRILLDTAAGLDAAHRTTDESGQPLHLVHRDVSPSNVLIGRDGVARIADFGVAKTLERTAEETATGVLKGKLAYMAPEYIERHYVDARSDLFSLGVIAWEVMTGERLFKGATELETLKRVAAQNIPPPSAYHAHLAMLDPAILRAVARQPDYRFPTAGDFARELELRARASNLVGSHIEVAKLVESAFGAELTERRRRFVSENTAPPQGEPVPPAAISHAHPPLDAPNFTQSAPAQSVTQSALLTARARFGSVVPLSVLAGVLLVATAVSTGAWIAHRVKGNARPPAAAVHTVATVPPIPATAQSAAETYPSTAQETTTFGSTSDEVPSAPSASASASAKPPGKPEPRTLPPRRPGKTESAPPSPPSPPTPRIIPAKPPPNPYGP
- the ilvA gene encoding threonine ammonia-lyase, biosynthetic codes for the protein MTPPRELMESILTAPVYDVAIESPLDLAPNLSRRLGHQVLLKREDLQPVFSFKLRGAYAKMARLSREELDRGVVAASAGNHAQGVALAAQRLSCRASIVMPATTPEIKVRAVADRGAKVELFGDSYGEAYERANQLSREQGLTFVHAYDDLDVIAGQGTIGMELLRQRPRDLHAVFVPVGGGGLIAGIAAYIKWLKPDVKVIGVEPVDADAMWRSLQLGKRVVLEEVGLFADGVAVRQVGEKTFDLCRNYVDEVLRVDGDAICAAIQDVFEDTRSILEPAGALAVAGLKAWADREGDYGRSLVAVTSGANMNFDRLRHVAERAALGEKREALLAVTIPERPGSFREFCALIGRRSVTEFNYRYADAKRAHVFVGLEVRSASEVDLLLATLEDAGLPALDLSGNELAKLHLRHLVGGHAPANHEKLYRFEFPERPGALLNFLERLRSDWNISLFHYRNHGADYGRALVGFQVPPDTEAQLNTLLDAIGYRRWHETDNPVYRLFLGPST
- a CDS encoding outer membrane protein assembly factor BamD — protein: MSNRQRFVLAGAFTVLFASAWTASARADDASKQARAEYDAGAAAYEKKEYTTAAQHFARADERVPNSRALQLAMAASLSSTDGVLAMELVERAETRAVDGALAELAQRLRKKFVGSAGKIRVVCPADVPCTATIDDNAERTVEGGRSVWVAPGKHIAHLRARNARSSGAKPVDREVAVAAGATADVTASSSELAPTASAGVATAGAVQTDPREVQPPPEIRPERRASGLAPVYFWTALGVTGAAVATATVFTVITKQRHDDFVSNPSQQTADDGSSAQTLARVAWGVTGAFAATTIVLAALTDFHPAEKRAAATKPLSVAVGPGSVLLVGQFQ
- a CDS encoding GH92 family glycosyl hydrolase; this encodes MKKLAIVALAALLGGSTLMCSDLELVSDLPPDAGPDGVAPRRDARTDAPQAEQWPPFASDPTTLVDTSIGNNENGTTFPGATTPFGMVQLSPDTGTNRYAAYQYKDTKIWGFSHTHLSGVGCQTMGNFRFMPTNSLLSSDPTQYATSFSHANETRSPGSYSVTFASGTEAAAGIQVSLTATERTGWHRYVFPDTATGMNVLMEVGESNGNVYDADVAVVGNDTIEGSLIGGNFCGETGKERYRIFFSAKFDRTAKVFGTWVGSAFNVSSRTAKRNGGRMGAWLSFDPAAGRTVGAVVGVSYVSVEGARNNRLKESQGQSFDTVRDRAHGIWQSELLRMPVAGGSQADQRTFYSALYRSLLHPSIASDVDGQYRDFKNAVHTSDKPYYQMLSLWDTYRSQNQLVALLHPQRAADMARSVLRIYNDSGWMPRWALGNGETNVMSGDPITPWVVTIYRRGLLDKDTAKKLFDALWRNVNEVPGDTSIFRGRDGNPTYKTRGHVDYNETSGYTYGDRRQAGSATLEYAFADCSLAVMARGLGETEKAKQLDARCRNFEKLWDANAQSKGYAGFPRARKIDGTNAEADPYDPMKGHGFHEGTGWQYQWLVQQDAPALFAKMGGETEAEKRLDTFFDMPTVLADPAKAAKEKWVRGAYTYYNAFAFNPNNESDLHAPWMYAWTGSPWKTSAVLRAARTLFVDREDGMPGNDDLGTISSWLLFGMTGIFEAAPGSGAYVLTAPMFEVVEIRPENGRTVRIEARGADASKLQYVASVRVGNPERNWIQSWISHENLLGAETIRVWLTDDPHSTVWATTAEARPPRLAEITGPSP